The DNA segment AGCGTCTCGACGGTCGGCAAGTAATCGACCTGGGGTGCCAAGATCGCCACTTGCAAGCGAACGTCGGCACTCGGATCGTGGGACAACTCGCGGATCTTCGCAGACACGTCGGCATTGGCGGAAGGCACAGTCCCTTGATATCGAACCGCCCAGCGGCGAAGCTGCTCGTTGTCGTTATCCAACAGCTTCAGCGAGAATGTGTCTTCGATCTGTCGTGCACCGATCAATGACCATAGAGCATGGAGCCGGGTCTTTTGCGAGACGGTCGCATCGAGCACCACTGCTTCCAGCTTCGGCCGAGCCGATTCGCTCGCTCGTTCAGAAAGGACTTGTTGAGCCAGCTCTCGGAAGAACAAGTTCGGAGAACCTAGCCGCGCGATTAACTGGTCGTCCGACTCCTGGGTCAGGTCATAAGGTTTTGCTCGGGGAGTTTGCTGGTAGCGAACCCGATAGAGCCGTCCTTTCAACCGATCGACATCCGCCGGGCGAGCCAATGCGTCCTGATAACAGTGGTAGCGATCGTACCAATCCAGCACGTACAAGCAGCCATCGGGTCCCGTCTTCTGATCGACTGGCATGTGCCACACATCGTTGGCGGTCATGAAGTCGGGACGAGGCTTGGCGAAGTACGTCGAGCCATCTCGCTGCAGCACGTCGACGTTGACGCAGCCACCATGAATGTTGCCCATATACAAGCAGTTGCGATACTGCTCGGGATAGGCATCGCTATCGAAATACTCGATCCCGCAATAAGCCGCCATCTGGTGCTTATGCTTCACGATCGAACCAATCTTCCAGGTATGCGGAGGATACGGCCCACCTTGTCGGTGATAGTAGCCAGTCTCGGTGAGGTGCCACAAATGATCGATCACGCAGGCACTCACGAAGGCTTCACCATTCGGATCAAAAGCGATCCCCCAAGGATTGCTCGTCCCTTCACAGAAGAGCTCGAATTCACGAGTCCGTGGATCGATGCGGAACAGTGCGCAGGTGAAAACAAAGTCTTTCCCGCGATGCTTCACGTGGCTGTGATTGAAGACGCCGTTTAGCCCATACAAGTAACCGTCCGGCCCCCAGGTCAACGAGTTCGGCAGCTCGTGGGTGTCAGTTCGACCAAAGCCGGTCACCACGACTTCCGTCTTGTCTGCCTTCAGATCGCCATCGGTGTCTTGCAGAAAGAGGATATCCGGAGCATTGGCCACCCAAACGCCTCCATAACCAACCGCGATGCCCGAAGGAATGTTCAGCCCCTCGGCAAAGATCGTTACCTTGTCGATCTTGCCATCCTGATTGGTATCTTCCAGCACCTTGATACGGTCGCGGCCGGGACCAGGCTCGAAACGAGGATATTCCAGGCTTTCAGTCACCCAGATGCGTCCCTTCTCGTCGAAGGTCATCGCCACTGGATTCACCAGATCGGGTTCGGCCGCCACGACCTCGACGGAGAAGCCCTCCGGGACGGACATCTTGGCAATGGCTTCTTCAGGCGAAAGGGGCGGACCAGGCACGCCTGCTTGCCGGCGAGGCACAAAGGGTTGATCGCTTTCAGCCGCGAAAGATGGCAAGGCCATAGAAGTCGCCAGAAGCAACGCAGCGACAGATCCGCGCAGGGAAGGACAGGGCAGGGGCATGGACCAGCTTTCCGAGGAGGGGCAGAGGGGGGTGTCAGGAAAGTTTCTAGGCCTAATGTAAAAACTTGCCGGACCGAATCCAAACAGTTCCCTGGCAATTGTAAAATCACTGGGGTTCGTGCAGAAATCGCTACAACCCGACGGCAGTGTGATATCTACGCGAGGTAAGCCGCCGCGATCACCACGCCCAGCACAATCCAGATACCCAGTTGCTGGTCGGATGGCCCGTAGAAGAGAGCGACGCCGAGGCCGAGCAGCGTCAGAGTTGTTCCTAAGAGCGAAGCAATCTTGCGGAACATCTGCACCGATTGTTTTTCCGATGCAACGCGTTTCTCTTCCGCTCGCAGAGGTCCCCATTCTTCTTTTTCGAGTTGCTCTCGTTCGGTCGCGAACAGCACCTTCGATGTCTTCAAGACTTCGACCGCTTCCTGAAGACTCTTTTTATCTTCGGCGGTAACGTAATTGGGGGCACTTAACTCGGTCACTTTATCTTGCAGCGGTCGCAGTTCCGATTGTTCGCGCTGCTCGAACTCTTGTTCTGAAATGCTTCGTTCCGCTGCCAGACCTTCCACGCGGGCTTGATCAATTTGATCGCAACCGCGGGTGAACACGACGCAGAGCAGTCCCAGCAAGATTCCTGACTTGGCGATCTGCATCAGCAGCGTGGTATCGTTTTCGACTTCAGGCGTTTCAACCACCGGCGGTTTCATCGGTGTGGGCTGCAATTGGGTGGAACTGGACGAACTGCCCGAGAAGCTCGAGTCGCTCGACCTTCCCAATCGAGAGCGAAACAGACCATCGATCGTGCGTGCTGGGACCCAATCGGTATAGCCGGTGCACCAGACGAGTGTTTCGCCTTTGATCACACCTTCTTCGGCCAGCTGCCAGAACTTGGTGGCAGAAACGGGACCGACATGGGCATCGTCGACGGCGTAATACCATCGCAATTCAGATTGAGTCGAACTGGACGAGGGCGAAGGCATGCGGGCCGATCCATTCCTACGACAAAGGGGCACAACGAGGGGTTCGGTCACCATTCCTGAACGATAAAACGAGCCCATTTTCTGGAGCCTGGCCCGTTAAATTCGCGTGGGGAAGCTGTCGTCACTGTGGATAAGTGAATATAACGATTAGTTGCAAGGGAATTTACGGCGGTCTAAACTTTCGCCGGATACGGTTCCCCTTGGCAGATAAGACGCCTCTATTCTATCCAACGGCGAACCTGCCTTCCATTGTCGCCTGACAAACTTGAGTCCTCCCCCTTATTGCATCAAGGAATTTGCATGAATACCCGGCATTGCGCGATTGCCATCCTTTTACTTGGTTTTGCCGTTCCTGGTTTCGCTGCAGAAACCGCGAAGGATTGGCCTCAGTGGCGTGGTCCCGATCGTGACGGCAAATCGTCGGCGACCGGCCTGATCTCGAACTGGGAAGATCAGCAGCCTAAGTTGCTGTGGATGGGTGAAGGTCTGGGAGCCGGCTACGCCAGTGTGTCGATCGTTGGTGAAGACCTCTACACCACGGGCAACTTCGACGATGGGCAAGCCGTTGTCGCCTTCGATTTGAACTCGAAGAAGGTGGCCTGGAAGAAGATTCTGACTGACAAAGTTCCTCGTCATGGCTACGAAGGCTCGCGCTGCACGCCGACCGTCGATGGTGACGACTTGTACGTGGTCATGTCGGAAGGAACCGTGGCTCGTTTGAACCGCAAGTCGGGTGACGTCGTCTGGAAGCGTAATCTGCAGGAAGAATACGGTGCCTCGCTGCCGACCTGGGGCTTTGCCGAATCGCCACTGATCGACGGCGATCGCCTAATATGTGGTGCTGGTTCGTCGAAGGCTTTGCTGGTTTGCCTCGATAAGAAGACCGGCAAAGAGATCTGGGTGACCCCACGCGGCGAAGCCGAACTGGGCGACCAGGGCAAAGACGAAGCAGGCTATTCGTCGACGCTGGTCTGTAACGCAGCCGGTCGTAAGCAATACGTCAAACTGATCGGCCGCGGCTTGATCGGTGTTGACGCGAACACTGGCGAACTGCTGTGGTCGTACAACGCGGTTGCCAACGGCACGGCGAACATCCCCGATCCAATCATCGACGGCGATTACATCTTCGCTTCGACCGGCTATCAGACCGGAGCAGGCCTGGTTCATATCCAGAACAAGGGTGGCAAGATTGTCGCAGAAGAGGTTTACTTCCTCGACTCGAAGACCTTCCAGAACCACCATGGTGGGATGGTGAAGGTTGGCGACTACATCTACGCCGGCACCAAGCATAACGCTGGTTTTCCGATCTGTGTCGAAATGAAGACGGGCAAAGTGCAGTGGGGTGGCGACTTCCGTCCCGAAGGTAAGGGCTCGGCCGCGATTCTGTTCGCCGATGGCAACATTATCTATCGCTACCAATCGGGCATTCTAGCTTTGGTGGAAGCCAATCCGAAGGAATACGTCCTGAAAGGCACACTTACCCCGGAATACCAGGAACGGGAAAGCTGGGCCCACCCGGTCATCGTTGACGGCAAACTCTACCTGCGAGAGCAGGATAAGTTGATGTGCTACGACTTGCGTCGATAAGTGCCCCCTTATTGACTAAAAAGTTCAAGGCCCTGGAGTTTTTCCAGGGCCTTTTTTTGTGGCAAATTCACTTGCGCCGTGATTTGCGGGAGTTGAACGGCCTAAAGTGCTAAGGTTATCCTAGAACAGGTTGCGAAAACCTACTCAAAACACTTTTCTCGAAACCATCCAAGCCTACCTCGCGAGAATCCTCCTGATGACAATGAAAACGGTGTGGTGCTGCCTTAGCACCTTGGTAGTTGCGTTTTGCCTTACCAATCTCAGCCAGGCAAAAGAACCGACTGCGACCGATCCTTCTCACTTCAAAGTTGCCGACGGCTTTCAGGTGGAACTGCTCTACTCGGTTCCTAAAGACAAAGAGGGTTCGTGGGTCAGCATGTGTGTTGGCCCAGATGGCAACCTGATCGTGTGCGATCAATACGGCAAGCTATATAACGTCGCCGTGCCCGATGCTGGTCAAAAGGGAGAAGTCACGGTTACGCCGATCGATGTTCAGATTGGTGGGGCCCAAGGTT comes from the Bremerella sp. JC817 genome and includes:
- a CDS encoding PQQ-binding-like beta-propeller repeat protein, yielding MNTRHCAIAILLLGFAVPGFAAETAKDWPQWRGPDRDGKSSATGLISNWEDQQPKLLWMGEGLGAGYASVSIVGEDLYTTGNFDDGQAVVAFDLNSKKVAWKKILTDKVPRHGYEGSRCTPTVDGDDLYVVMSEGTVARLNRKSGDVVWKRNLQEEYGASLPTWGFAESPLIDGDRLICGAGSSKALLVCLDKKTGKEIWVTPRGEAELGDQGKDEAGYSSTLVCNAAGRKQYVKLIGRGLIGVDANTGELLWSYNAVANGTANIPDPIIDGDYIFASTGYQTGAGLVHIQNKGGKIVAEEVYFLDSKTFQNHHGGMVKVGDYIYAGTKHNAGFPICVEMKTGKVQWGGDFRPEGKGSAAILFADGNIIYRYQSGILALVEANPKEYVLKGTLTPEYQERESWAHPVIVDGKLYLREQDKLMCYDLRR
- a CDS encoding DUF4339 domain-containing protein translates to MPSPSSSSTQSELRWYYAVDDAHVGPVSATKFWQLAEEGVIKGETLVWCTGYTDWVPARTIDGLFRSRLGRSSDSSFSGSSSSSTQLQPTPMKPPVVETPEVENDTTLLMQIAKSGILLGLLCVVFTRGCDQIDQARVEGLAAERSISEQEFEQREQSELRPLQDKVTELSAPNYVTAEDKKSLQEAVEVLKTSKVLFATEREQLEKEEWGPLRAEEKRVASEKQSVQMFRKIASLLGTTLTLLGLGVALFYGPSDQQLGIWIVLGVVIAAAYLA